The DNA window aaaagacattgaactctgggagtgaagcatcactgtcacTCATGATGATAAGTTTTGCCTtgaaggaagtaatggcctgcaagccTTGCCAAAGGTAACATGCATCTGATTCtatctctaacctcaatcagaattgtttattTGCTCTTAAGATAGCCTTCTATGTTTCGTACCTGGACTTCTTATATCACCAGCCTTGAATGTCATAGATCTAGGCCTTAGCAGACTATGAATTTGCTGGTTCATCCACTGGTTTTGAATTAAGTATGTCTGGTtggttcttgaaggcacacagtcattCCTACATGTTTTGATGAAGTTAGTggcaactgtggtgtattcattcagactcaaagacaagtccctgaatattgtcctgtCCATCAACTCAAAACAGTCCTATAAGTATTCCTCTacctcccttgaccatatctTCACCTTTGAATGATAAAGAAATCTAAGTCTTAATGGAAAGAGTTGTGGAATGGAATTTTATGGATTGTTCTTGTGGACTCATTGAACTGCATTCCTTCCTACACTctgagtctcagcaaactgcaaagcggcaaagctttatttttcacgagtctgcagagtcggacccaaaactgctccagcagtattgagcccagagcattacatttcatttccttttatacaatttcaagtaggttatcacgtgtccctcagttgctgtatcattcctacaattattcatagtcagctccactctccccctccccacaggcttgtacatttcgggggtcacatacacattttctcatatcctctgtccttggagttagccatccgcagagccatgtctgccaagttCTCAAACACTTatcggccttggagttagccacaagagtacagcttatctccatctgtttcatccacctccgctctcagctcctagcttaatgactcctttttagttcttcatgattaccacaaggtacagattgtacctatacagttttgcaagaatcttatatccttatttagcaatgtgtcagcatatgttttgtaagcttagatcttagcacagtctaaccttaaccctttctcttcttacaattccaccctttttctttttagagTGTGCTAAGGATTTGTCCAGGGATTCCACTCTTCCAGTTCTCTGCCTCGTTGCAACAGCATTTTAGCCGGGTCAGCTGGGTTCCCTGGCTGCATTACCTGTACTACTACTCGCGTTATTAATGCTCTCAAGCAGGGTATTAAGCATGGTAATATGATTATCATTATGAGTATTCCGCCAAATATTAACAGGGCTATTCGCCACCAGCTTCCTCCCAGCAGACTATCCAGCCAACTCAGGTTCCCTAAGGATCTCCAAGTTTGTACTGGCACATGGGCCaacttccgaattttgtcggatattttcaacactgcctttccattatcatttatctttaggcaacagtttgtcagattgaactttccacagacccctccctcggaggccaataggtaatccaatgCTAATCGATTTTGGTATATGGCTGTTCTCATCTGgctttgctgctcagccagcaATTCCAGAGCCAATGCGGTTTGGTTGGTGATCACCTCTACTACAGCTTGTAGGCGTATTATTCGATTTAACATATATACCGGGGTTCGGTAACCCcatgacccatcctgggcccaagttGCTGGTCCGTAATATTCAATGATGCGTGCTGGAGGCCACTCGtcgccccattctcccacctttatctcccgctTCTCCCTTCTCAGTGAGTCAAATAACTTGATTCCCAATTCCCTATCTTCATCCTGGGGTAGGAGGAAGAACTCTGGCCTTATAAGGCCTAAgaaacaaactcctccccatcctttcgGCAATTTGGTGTATGCCTGATTCCCACAAATCCAGAACAGACCTTCTGGGACAAATCCTCCTTTCCTTGCTTTCCGCCAGGCTTTCCAAACACTGGGAATTCCTTCGTACGGGTTATGCCCACTGCAATTCCAGATTCCCGAATTGTTTCCCATAGCCGTACAATTGTCCTTTGCCCCTTTAGTTATGTACCAAGTCGGCTCCTCGGGCCACCAAGTggcattattttttgttttagccAACTTTATACTCTGACATGGGCTTTCTCCTACTTTcaccttcccttttctttctacACATACTTGTCCTTCCGGATAGTTTGTTAACTTCCATTCTTGCGTCCTCCCAGTCCTTTTCTTATCCCAATCATGAGCCAATAGCTCCCACACACTCAAACTCTCACCTATCCATGGCCATTGCTCGCTCATGTGGGGTcccccacaaacccaacagtcactTACATTTAAACTTGTAGCTATTCGAGTTGCTAAGTCTATAAACAGGTTTTCCTTCATTTCCGGTCTTGTTTTTCCATAGGTtccccattcttctctgactccaccaaactctgcccttcctttttctttcctttcacatATCCATTCTGTCTCAGGGCATGTACTTTCTCGTACACTCCaacttctcccttctcctttttcttctctcacTGATCCACCGGGATATCCCCTGTTCTTTCTCAGGGTATATTTTATTCCTCCCTCTTcacattcctctttttcttttccataacATTGGTCATTTACATGTGAATGTGACACAAGGGCCCCGGGtcgttcttttcctttctccaaaaCTCGGTTCctacacttgtcacatttcccttctatttttcccacatacagaattaaatatattacagtcaataatgtaacagtccacattgagttcatttttgttgccttttcagtttcaccaccaacggttcttcactgggaacacaggtccactccgtGTGTCCCTCAGGCTTAACTGGTCCCTTTATTCTGGATGCGTGGGTCCACCCTTTCTCTTTTGTTCGTACGGCCGCCTCGGTGGTtaacaggacctggaaagggccttcccactgtggttgtaacttctccggcttccaggtccgtaccagaacccaatctccaggcacgatctgatgtaaagcaaagtcgagcggcggagtctgggccaagagacccttcttccgcagttctgcaaaggaacgagatagtgccagtaaatagttccttataaaaatatcacccccttgtagcgtggggtacccttctaccttattccaatacgggagtccaaacagcatttcatagGGGGAGATTCCTATATCCTTCCTGGGTGCTGTTCGGATTCTTAACAGGGCGATGGGGAGACACTTAATCCAGGGTAACTTGGTTTCTAGCATTAATTTGGTCAATTGCGCCTTTAAGGTactgttcatcctttccacccgtcccgaactctggggatgccacggggtatggtatttccattggatactcaatgcatcacaaatcaactggtgcgtcttggaggcaaagtgtgtccctctgtccgagtctatggaccccatgatcccatatctggggattatgttttcTAGTAGTATTCGGGCTACTGTAGGCGCATCGGCCTTTGTGGTCGGGTATGCTTCCACCCAGTGGGTAAAATGATCCACTATTACTAACAGGTACTTCCATCTCTGCACTGAGGGTAGTTCGGTAAAGTCGATCTGGACTCTATGGAACGGTCTCATGGCCAGTGGCTGGCCACCTCTTGGAGTGGATCgcatcactttcttgtttatCCGCTGGCACGTCGgacatccagttatctcttgctgggccagtgtgtatattcctttgcatacatagtccctcagaattgtgtcgcacatggcctgtactccccagtgggtttgatggtgcaACTGTTGGAGGATGTTGCGGGTTACTTCCTTATTTAGTACCTGTCTCCCATCCGGGACCGTCCATTTACCATCAGTGTCTTTTCGGGCTCCTAGTTGGTTCATGCTATCAATCTCTATTTGGGTAAACATAGGTTGTTTAGTAAGTCCTTCCCTCACTGGTATCAAGGTCAGGAGTTGGATCGGGTCTTCAACGGCTGCTCGTTTGGCCTCCCCATCGGCTAGACGGTTCCCTACTGCTTCAGGTGTTGATCCTTTTTGGTGTCCGGGTACATGTACTACCGCAATCTCATTTGGTAGGGCCAGGGCTTCCAATGTCATACTTATCATTTGCTCGTGTGCCAGTCCCTTTCCTCTGGCCGTTAtcagtcctctttctttccatatcttcccAAAGGTATGTACTATCCCATAGGCGTACTTAGAGTCAGTGTATATTGTTCCGATCCTCTTCTCCAATATCCTCAGAGCCCTCTGGAGTGCGTATAATTCGCATGACTGGGCCGACCAGTTTCCCGGTAATCTCCCGGACTCCACTATTCTTTCAGTCTCTCCGTCAATGATGGCATATCCGCTGTGCCGTACTCCATCAATACATCGTGAGGATCCATCTATATACAATTCCTGTCCTTCTCCCAGGGGAACTTCCTGTAAGTCCTCCCGGCTCTTTGTTTGCAAGTCCAGCAATTCAATACAGTCGTGTTCTGACTCCTTTTCTTCTAGTCCTCCATAGAGGAACTGGGCTGGGTTGCAACTGGAATCCTTTGCGAAGTTTAGGTCTTCTCCGGTCATCAGTATAGTTTCGTACTTTAGAATGCGGGAGTCAGTGAGCCACCGATGTGCCTTCTGGGCTAGTAGGGTGCTGACCGAGTGGGGAGAATgcactgtgatcttccctccaaagGTTAGTTTCCGGGCTTCCTCTACCAATACCGCTGTCGCTGCCACTGCTTGGATACAGGTGGGCCATCCACGCGATACCGGGTCTAACATTTTTGACAGGAAAGCCACGGGTTGCCGCTTTCCTCCTCTTAGTTGGGTGAGTACCCCTTGGGCCATTCCTTCGGCATTGTTGACGTACAGCTGGAATGGTTTTTCCAGGGCTGGCAAGACTAACACCGGAGCACGGATCAATTGCCCCTTGATATAGTTGAATTTTTGCTCCTCTTCCTTTGTCCCTTTTACTGTTTGCTCATCTTGCCCGAGTTTATCATACAGAAATTTCACCAGGGGAGTATAATTCTCAATCCAGATTCGACAATACCCCACTAACCCCAGGAACtgtcgtatctccttcttggtacgagGTAGCGACATCcctgttattccagctatcctttctggggtaatgcttcGCTGTCccttactgacccggtgtcccagataccttacttccttttccacgaattgtaactttttcttggaGACCCGTAGCCCCTTTTTCCCTAGgaagttcagtaatctgatggtatcttcctgcacccctttctgtgttggcccggatagtaataaatcatccacatactgtagcagttggttctttggagcacattggaattccgctagtacttgctccaagacctgcccgaataggttaggtgactcagtgaatccttgcggcaggaccgtccatctgagttgtcttttccgccctgttgtaggattttcccattcaaaCGCAAACATGTCCCGACTGctttcttctagcgggcaactccagaaagcatcttttagatctattacactgaaccattcatggtcaggggagattttactcatcagggtgtacgggttgggtactaccgggtatcgggtctggactactgcatttagaccccgcaggtcttgtaccatccgataagtcccgtccggctttcgcaccgggaggaTGGGGGTATTATATGGCGACATACATTCTTCCAGCAGTCCATCTGCGATCAGCCCTTCAattaccggctgcagcccttttcttccttccatcgcaATGGGATACTGCTTCCTCCTTACTGGGCGACCGTCCGGTAGCAAGGTGATCTGTAGAgggctgatgttcaatcctcccctatttccctctctataccacacctcgggctctattttctggtcgtcctcttcttttaatgcgaataattttactattatttctccATTGTTCGGCACTGTTCCAATGCCCAGTTGCACTTGCAGGTCCCTTCCTAATAGGTTGAATCCTGCCGAGGGCAGCAGGAGAAGGTCTTGCCTTGTTGccctatcttcatatccgacttccacattgtccacaatgggCACTTGTATCGTTTTTCCTCCGATACCGGATACCTTCATTACTCTTGTTCctgttcgggcgccgggaggtatctggattacactGGATCTTTcagcacccgaatctaccataaaggttgtatctgacccttggggacctaatttcagatttaccaggggttcctgtcgATAGTTTCTTCTCCCCAAGGGTAGGAACCCCCGACCCCCCTAGTCTTCGTCCTCCATCATGGCATATGACCTGACCTCTCGCCGATACTTAGGACATTCCCGTTTAAAATGTCCTTCCTCGTTACAGTGGAAGCATCTTAGAGTCCTTCGCGTTTTCCTTCCTGGTTCTTGGCCATTGCCTCGGTCTGACCACGTTCCCCTcttttccctgttttctgtggTTACTTGCCGTACTGTCTGAACCATTATCCTAGCGGTATTTTTCTGTTTCTCCTCGTCTCTTCTTACAAACACCTTCTGCGCTTCTCGCAGTAATTCACTCAAGGGTTTTGAattccagtcctctatcttcTCTAGTTTCTTCCGAATGTCTGGCCAGgctttcgatacaaattctaCCCTAATTAGCTGTTGTCCCACCTCTGTCTCCGGGTCTACCCCCGCATATTGTTGCATATTTTTCCGAATTCTATCCAGGAAGTCAGTTGGGGTCTCATCGGGGTTCTGGTGGCTTCCGAACGCCTTAGTGAAGTTATGACCCTTGGGGACCGCTTGTCTTATTCCCTTTATCAGGAATTCCCTCATGTCTCTCATGTTTCCTTGACCTTCTCCGGTCTGCTTATCCCAGTTCGGGTTTAACAGGGGAAACTTAGGTTCCCCGGCATTCCccttctcctttctctctctcctcttccgcCTGCCGTTGCGGATCATCCGGATGCGGAGCACTAGCAGCTTGTTCGGGCTGCTGGGGCcggggaacataagggggaggTAGATGATTCAACACGTCCCAAGGAGGCTCTTCCTCCTTAGTTTTAGTTTCTAGTTTAAAACTTCTTGCGGAGTCTCCTGGTCCGGGAACCCAGCAAGAGGCATACTCattttcttcctctctcacaTTTGGTTTAGAGTTTACATATATGTTTAAGGCCTGTCTAACCCAATCCTCATCTGACCCAAATGGTGGCCACCATACCGAGGACCCTTTTATTGGCTGTTTGGACCATAATTTGC is part of the Hemitrygon akajei chromosome 9, sHemAka1.3, whole genome shotgun sequence genome and encodes:
- the LOC140733533 gene encoding endogenous retrovirus group 3 member 1 Env polyprotein-like — encoded protein: MNSMWTVTLLTVIYLILYVGKIEGKCDKCRNRVLEKGKERPGALVSHSHVNDQCYGKEKEECEEGGIKYTLRKNRGYPGGSVREEKGEGRSWSVRESTCPETEWICERKEKGRAEFGGVREEWGTYGKTRPEMKENLFIDLATRIATSLNVSDCWVCGGPHMSEQWPWIGESLSVWELLAHDWDKKRTGRTQEWKLTNYPEGQVCVERKGKVKVGESPCQSIKLAKTKNNATWWPEEPTWYITKGAKDNCTAMGNNSGIWNCSGHNPYEGIPSVWKAWRKARKGGFVPEGLFWICGNQAYTKLPKGWGGVCFLGLIRPEFFLLPQDEDRELGIKLFDSLRREKREIKVGEWGDEWPPARIIEYYGPATWAQDGSWGYRTPVYMLNRIIRLQAVVEVITNQTALALELLAEQQSQMRTAIYQNRLALDYLLASEGGVCGKFNLTNCCLKINDNGKAVLKISDKIRKLAHVPVQTWRSLGNLSWLDSLLGGSWWRIALLIFGGILIMIIILPCLIPCLRALITRVVVQVMQPGNPADPAKMLLQRGRELEEWNPWTNP